In the Malania oleifera isolate guangnan ecotype guangnan chromosome 1, ASM2987363v1, whole genome shotgun sequence genome, one interval contains:
- the LOC131153505 gene encoding protein SKIP34 isoform X2 — protein MCYHHHLQTSWNGEQSPPRAARAAESDAVVEDLRARLAETEARLEGARAREAELSRQLEEMKRFVSVMEILENYLKVRFQEQKEHVTRLFSRVPK, from the exons ATGTGTTACCACCACCACTTGCAAACGTCCTGGAACGGCGAACAATCGCCGCCGAGAGCCGCCAGAGCGGCGGAGAGCGACGCCGTGGTCGAGGATCTGCGAGCTCGATTGGCGGAGACGGAGGCACGCCTTGAAGGAGCCAGGGCTCGGGAGGCCGAGCTCAGTCGTCAGCTTGAAGAGATGAAGCGCTTCGTTTCTGTCATGGAGATCCTCGAGAACTATCTGAAAGTACGGTTCCAGGAGCAGAAAGAGCACGTTACTCGCCTCTTCTCTCGGGTTCCCAAATA A
- the LOC131153505 gene encoding protein SKIP34 isoform X3 — MCYHHHLQTSWNGEQSPPRAARAAESDAVVEDLRARLAETEARLEGARAREAELSRQLEEMKRFVSVMEILENYLKVRFQEQKEHVTRLFSRVPK; from the exons ATGTGTTACCACCACCACTTGCAAACGTCCTGGAACGGCGAACAATCGCCGCCGAGAGCCGCCAGAGCGGCGGAGAGCGACGCCGTGGTCGAGGATCTGCGAGCTCGATTGGCGGAGACGGAGGCACGCCTTGAAGGAGCCAGGGCTCGGGAGGCCGAGCTCAGTCGTCAGCTTGAAGAGATGAAGCGCTTCGTTTCTGTCATGGAGATCCTCGAGAACTATCTGAAAGTACGGTTCCAGGAGCAGAAAGAGCACGTTACTCGCCTCTTCTCTCGGGTTCCCAAATA G
- the LOC131153497 gene encoding pyruvate decarboxylase 1-like, with translation MDSKICALDDCNPTNGNVGCPPNGSATAMHSSVAPSVVASFDATLGRHLVEIGVNDVFSVPGHFNLTLFDHLIAEPDLNLVGCCNELNAGYTTDGYARCRGVGACAVTFTVGGLSILNAISGAYSENLPLICIVGGSNSNDYGTNRIPHPTFSISCNLLGIPHPTFSRDPVPFTISPT, from the coding sequence ATGGACTCGAAGATCTGCGCGCTGGACGACTGCAATCCCACCAATGGCAACGTAGGCTGCCCACCGAACGGCTCCGCCACCGCAATGCACAGCTCCGTAGCGCCCTCCGTCGTTGCGTCCTTCGATGCCACCCTCGGGCGCCACCTCGTCGAAATCGGCGTCAACGACGTCTTCTCCGTCCCCGGCCACTTCAACCTCACCCTCTTCGACCACCTCATCGCCGAGCCCGACCTCAACCTCGTCGGCTGTTGCAATGAGCTCAACGCCGGGTACACCACTGACGGCTACGCCCGCTGCCGCGGAGTCGGAGCCTGCGCCGTCACTTTCACTGTCGGCGGTCTCAGCATTCTCAATGCGATTTCCGGAGCCTACAGCGAGAACCTTCCCCTTATTTGCATCGTTGGTGGTTCGAACTCCAATGATTACGGGACCAACAGGATTCCTCACCCCACTTTCAGCATCAGCTGTAATCTACTTGGAATTCCTCACCCCACTTTCAGTCGCGACCCTGTTCCCTTCACAATTTCCCCAACGTAA